A single genomic interval of Bradyrhizobium japonicum USDA 6 harbors:
- a CDS encoding aldo/keto reductase, which yields MEYRRLGRSGLMVPALSLGTGTFGGVGRLAAWGTTDAAEARRLLDICLDAGVSMFDTANVYSLGESERVLGEAIKGRRDKVLISTKATFRFGDGPNDIGSSRQHLLAAIDGSLSRLGTDYIDLFQLHGFDAFTPPEEVLATLDVLVRAGKIRYVGVSNFSGWHLMKSLSVADKHGFPRYVANQTYYSLIGRDYEWELMPLGVDQGLGAVVWSPLGWGRLTGKIRRGQPKPEVSRLPKTADFGPPVPDEHVYRVVEAIDEVAKETGKSVSQIALNWLLQRPTVSTLIIGARNETQLRENLGAVGWTLTKDQIAKLDAASKVTLPYPYWHQRGTFSDRNPPAV from the coding sequence ATGGAATACCGACGCTTGGGCCGATCCGGCCTCATGGTGCCCGCTTTGAGCCTGGGAACGGGCACCTTCGGCGGCGTCGGCCGCCTTGCTGCATGGGGCACGACGGACGCGGCCGAGGCGCGGCGCCTTCTGGATATCTGCCTCGATGCGGGGGTGTCGATGTTCGACACCGCCAACGTCTATTCGCTCGGCGAATCCGAGCGCGTCCTCGGCGAGGCCATCAAGGGTCGCCGCGACAAGGTTCTGATCTCGACCAAGGCCACCTTCCGCTTCGGCGACGGGCCCAACGACATCGGCTCGTCACGGCAGCATCTGCTTGCGGCCATCGACGGTTCGCTGAGCCGGCTCGGCACCGATTACATCGACCTGTTCCAGCTTCACGGCTTCGACGCGTTCACCCCGCCTGAAGAGGTGCTTGCGACTCTCGACGTGCTCGTGCGCGCCGGCAAGATCCGCTATGTCGGCGTCTCCAACTTTTCGGGCTGGCACCTGATGAAGTCGCTCTCGGTTGCCGACAAGCACGGCTTCCCGCGCTACGTCGCCAACCAGACCTACTACTCACTGATCGGGCGCGACTACGAGTGGGAGCTGATGCCGCTCGGCGTGGACCAGGGGCTCGGCGCTGTGGTCTGGTCACCGCTCGGATGGGGGCGCCTCACCGGAAAAATCCGACGGGGTCAACCGAAGCCCGAGGTCAGTCGCCTGCCCAAGACCGCCGATTTCGGCCCGCCCGTGCCCGATGAGCACGTCTATCGCGTCGTCGAGGCGATCGACGAGGTCGCCAAGGAGACGGGCAAGAGCGTCTCGCAGATCGCGCTGAACTGGCTGCTCCAGCGTCCGACGGTCTCGACGCTGATCATCGGCGCGCGCAACGAGACGCAGCTGCGCGAAAATCTCGGCGCGGTCGGCTGGACATTGACCAAGGACCAGATCGCAAAGCTCGATGCCGCGAGCAAGGTGACACTGCCCTATCCCTACTGGCACCAGCGGGGGACTTTCTCCGACCGCAATCCGCCGGCGGTGTAG
- a CDS encoding helix-turn-helix domain-containing protein produces the protein MPIQFTTDGSPGYRRLALWQDIVCDVFVGLDCKSDLGSAFRGSVTQAPLGRAVCSEVCSDRQHVFRTPSRIARSDQDFVLVALGNRGDGGVVQDGRETVIHPGEFALYDTTRPYELKFNHAFTQTIFKVPREMLQRRLGATETLTAMSFGADVPLERLAYDFIFRLCQSADRLAPDNAAALSEQAVDLLAMALSERLGKTSLPSSTHRSALLYRLKAHIRAHLADPDLSLSEAAAALGISPRYVNDLLADEDTSFQRHVLAERLAQCRRDLASPVLAHRHVSEIAFAWGFNDLSHFGRVFREHFGMSPRDFRQSQLRH, from the coding sequence TGGCAGGACATCGTCTGCGACGTCTTCGTCGGGCTCGACTGCAAGTCCGACCTCGGCAGCGCCTTTCGCGGCTCGGTCACGCAGGCCCCGCTCGGCAGGGCCGTGTGCTCCGAGGTCTGCTCCGACCGCCAGCACGTGTTCCGGACGCCGTCCCGCATCGCGCGTTCGGATCAGGATTTTGTCCTGGTCGCGCTCGGCAATCGCGGCGACGGTGGCGTGGTGCAGGACGGCCGCGAGACCGTGATCCATCCCGGCGAGTTCGCGCTCTACGACACGACGCGTCCCTATGAGCTGAAGTTCAACCACGCCTTCACGCAGACCATCTTCAAGGTGCCGCGCGAGATGTTGCAGCGCCGGCTCGGCGCCACCGAGACGCTCACCGCGATGTCGTTCGGCGCCGATGTGCCGCTCGAACGGCTCGCCTATGATTTCATCTTCAGGCTTTGCCAGAGCGCGGACCGACTTGCGCCGGACAACGCTGCGGCGTTGTCGGAGCAGGCCGTCGATCTGCTCGCGATGGCGCTGAGCGAACGGCTCGGCAAGACATCGCTGCCGTCCTCCACCCATCGCTCCGCCCTGCTCTATCGTTTGAAGGCCCACATCCGCGCTCACCTGGCGGATCCCGACCTCTCGCTGTCGGAGGCCGCGGCTGCACTCGGCATCTCGCCGCGCTATGTGAACGATCTCCTCGCCGACGAGGATACCTCGTTCCAGCGCCATGTGCTTGCCGAGCGTCTCGCCCAATGCCGGCGTGACCTCGCCTCGCCCGTGCTGGCCCATCGCCATGTCAGCGAGATCGCCTTCGCCTGGGGCTTCAACGACCTCTCGCATTTCGGCCGCGTTTTCCGCGAGCATTTCGGAATGTCGCCGCGCGACTTCAGGCAGAGCCAGTTGCGGCACTGA